The region AAATCACAGTAAATCTGAATGGCATATCCGTAAGATGCCATTAAGTTTTCAAAGGAAGTATAACTCATTGGCGTATCGAAAACACGATCTACGAAGTTTACTGAAATGTAATTCGAAATTACTGTTTTCTTAATCAAACCTCCAATTATCAGAAACAAAGCATTGTTTACATCTTGTCTTGTAAGATTTAGCTTTTGATAAATCTGCGGAAGAAAATCTTTCGCACGCACAATTGGTCCGGCAACTAACTGCGGAAAAAAGGATACAAAAAATAAATACTCGATATAGTTTTTGGTTGGCTTTATTTCTTCTCGATAAATCTCAATGATATAACTCATGGACTGGAAAGTATAAAACGAAATTCCAACAGGAAGAAATACATTATGCAAGGCAAAATTACCATGGAACATGTCATTATAAGTAACAATCAAAAAGTTCATGTATTTGAAATAGCCTAAAAGCGCCAGATTCAGAATAACACTAATTACCAGATACACTTTCTTAACACCATCTCTGCTTTCTTTGTAAATAATCTGACTCAAGCCATAATCTACAACAGATGAAAGCAACAATAACAGAAAATAAACACCACTTGATTTGTAGTAAAAGAAAAGTGAGAAAAGAATAACATACGTTAATCTTAAATAAAATGTTTTGCGTAAAAATCCATACACAAAATAGAAAACCAGAAATAATCCTAAGAATAAACCGGTATTGAATAAAAGTTTTTCGTCCGGATTGTAAACAAACCAGCTTTCAACTTGTTCCATCGTAATTGCACCAAAATTTTGAATGAACCAATTATTAATGCTATCTATTGTTGTCAACTTAATTCTTTAATTTAAAATTATCGTATGTTTTTAAAAACGCCTTTGTAAACAAGTTTCCTTGTTTCTCATATCCTTTTTTTGAATAATGAACCCAATCCGGTCCTATTAATCCTTGTGCCTTTAATTGTTTGATTCCGCTCATACCTCCGAATTCATCATATAAATCCCAAACTGCGAAACCGTCTTTTTGTGCAGCATCAATAATATATTTTGTATAATCATTAATATAATTATTCGGTTTTCTTCTCAGTAAAGATGGCGGTGGTGTCATCACAATAATTGGCGAATCTATTTTTTGAGTTCTTACATTACTTATAAATTCCTGTAATTCTTTGATGTAGTTTCCGGCTTCAAGATGATCGTAACTTTCATTTGTTCCAAGTGAAAAAACAAGTAAATCCGGATGCAAAGCTTTTAGCTGTTCAAAGAATAACGGATACTTATTATAATCTGAATATTTAGCGCCGTTTACTCCAATGCCGCTGTAAATAATTCCCGAAGCATCTTTTTCTAAAACTAAACCGTTCAGTTCATAATTGGAAGCTTCTTTATTTGGAATCAGAAAAATTCTGCTCAAAGGACTATCCGAATTGTAATAATGCGAATACGAATCTGATTCTATCGTTAAAGGCACAAACTCTGACATTGAAATAGTCTTTGGCCTTGTTTCATTTGTTGAGATTCTTAAAGTTCGCCCAGCACGAATGTTGTTTGATTTTAGATGATTTTCTCTTTTTATTTCGGCAACAGAAACATTGTATTTATCAGCAATCGTCCCTAAAACTTCTCCTTTTTTGATCTTGTGTGTTATCACTTTTCGTTCTGTTGTCTGAATCGAATTGATCTTTGACGAAACGGCCAGATCAAACATATTTTGATTTTGAGGCGTTATAATTTTTATGGTATTGAATTTATACGAAGGATCTTTTACATTCATTTCCATTACAAATCCGCCGGAATCTCTCCAAAGACCAATTCCGCTTAAGCCAACAGGGCTACTTCTAAATGGAAGAATATTTCTGTAACTTTCCCAAACACGATTTGACTTGAACCGTTCGTTGTAAGAACCATTTGTTTTTGCCAATTGATACGGAAAAACTAATCCTCGTCCGGCATTTCCAAACCTTTGCTGCAAATTTTTTCGGATCTCATTAGTCATTAAATCACCCTGAATATGTGAATCCCCAATGTGAACTATATTAATCTTTTGATTTTTCTGGTTTTCATTTTGTTCCAGTTTTTCAAAAAAGTTTTTTAATACTTGTGCATTATAAATTTGACCCTCTATTGGAGTTTCCGCCTGTGCGGTATCAACTTTTTGAATCATTTTTTTTGGTATTGGATCTACATTAGTTTTTGGAGGCTTTTCATTTATTGTAAAGAAAAGGCAACAAAAAAACACAATAAGTTTATTCATCATACGCTGTCTTTTGTTATTGAAACGGAATCAGGTCTGGCTCTTCTTACTGGTTTTGGTTTAGTTCCTTCTGTATCTCGTTTTGCTCTAAGCACTTTATATTCTTCGTATCCTTTATTCAATTGTCCGTAAAGCAAATTACCAATAGCTTTTGCACCACGCTGATTAAAGTGTGTGTAATCTTTATTGGCCTTTGCCGGCGCTTCATCCACCCATTTAATCATTGATCCGTCACCGCCCATTAAAGTGTATAAGTTTACAAATCCAGATTCTGTTTCTAAAGCGTAGTGTTTTTGCGCTTTCATTAATGGCACAACAGCTGAATCGGTTTTCATTTCCAAATCGTATTTAGTTGATTTATCTGCTGTAGAAACAATTAATATGGAAACTCCCGGGAAAGATTCTTTGATTTTGTTTACGGTTTTCGTCATTCCTTTTTCATACCAGGAATAATTCTTTGTTCCGTAATTCAAAACGTTTGTCCCGTAGTGCAGAATAATTAAATCGTATTTCAGATTATTATTAAATGCTCGCATCACATCGGCATTGAACATTGAAATTGGAAGTCCTGAATTTCCTCTTTGAGAAAAATTATCTACGTGAACTCCTATCCCGTTATCAAAATTAAATCCATAAATAGGAATAGAATCGGCATGCACAAAATTAGCTTTGAAAGCTTTTAAACTTCCCGAAGACACTTTTAAAGTATTTACTAAACTGTTTGGAGAAAGACTTTTCTTTAAAGTATCTTTTCCGATAATGAAATTTACTTTTCCTGTTTTAGACGAACGTCCGTAAAACAACGTGGCATTATCTAAAGTAGTACAATTTTTATTCAATCCGGCTTCGTACTGAACCCAAGTGTTATTAGATGCATCATTTGCAAAAAATACGTGTCCGTTTACTCCAAAAGGACTTGCCGGTTTTTTGACATTTAAATATGATTGCGTTTTCCAGTTTTTCGAATAAGTCGATTTTACAGAACCTCTCGATGCAGCAGATTCTGAAGTAATTGAAACAAATCCAACTCCGTTACCACCAAATCGTTCCTGATAATTGGCACGAACATCCTGAACGATTAAATCTCCATCGGTCATAGAATCTCCATAGTAAGCAATTCTGACTTTGTTCTGCGGATTTTTCTCTAACTGGTACAATTTTTCATAGAAAGAAATCAGGTATTGATATCCTTTATAGTTTTCAAATGATTCGGCCGGAAACTCGATTCCTTCTGTTTCATCAAAAACAATTTTCTGATTGTTTAGTTTTCTTTCGCTTTCGTCAATACTATCATCATCCGCGGCAAGCGAATCTTTAGCTACAGACTCTAAAAGCAGACTATCTATTAATACGTTTTTAGAATCTAACTTACTTTCTGAGAATATTTTGTCCGGAAGAATTTGTTTGAATCCAATAAAAGCAACCAGCGCCAAAGCAACAATCGAAAAAGACTGAAAAAAATAAGATTTTGTATTCACTTAAATAATTATAAAAGTATAACAGACTGCACTCAAAAATTAAACCAATTAAATAATTGTTAACTTATTGCAGAAAAAATTTGTGCAAAGATAGAATAACATTTTATTTCTAATTCATTTTAACAAGAAACTAATACAAAAAAAGAGGTTAGAAAAAATCTAACCTCCTTATCAAAAAAAAATAAAAAAAACAAAGCTAATGATTAACTAAATCATTGATGTTTTTATTTAAAATAAATTATTCAGACTATCAATTTCTTATTAGAAAGTTGTAGTACTGTTAGCCTGGTATGCGAAATTAAAAGTATAAAATCTAGAAACAGAAGTAGCAGTTGGTGCAGCTGGTGCATCTTTATAATAACTTAATAACTCTACTTTTGCGTATTTACCATCATGTGTTTTTACAACAAATACTTTTCCAGCTTTTGCAGAAATAATATGAGTTGTAGAATCATAATCGTACCAAGCATTCGCACCTGACGTTGGAAATGCATAAGTCGCGTTACCATCCTGCGCAAAAGTTGCAGCTGCTGGGAAAGTCGTTACACTTGCAAATGTACCAGAAACAATACTAACCGCTCCTGTTCCTGTTCTTTCTGGTTCATCAGTAATACCTATTTTTGCACCTCCATTAACAATAATTGTAGTTCCACGGAAAGCGATGTCCCAATTATTATCCGTTACTACTTTGTTTTGAGAAAAACTAAATTTTGTAAATTGACCTCCTACCGGCTGACCTTGTCCTCCTGTTTGTGGAGCCTCAAGATTAGAAACCTTTGTAGTTACAACTGCTGGAATTTCATTTTTATCATCATCGCTACTGCAAGATGCTGTAAAAATAAATAATGCTAATAGTGAAAGTTTTAAGAATTTTGTTTTCATTTTGTAAAAGTGTTAAATAAATGTTGATTAAAAATTATATTGAACCCGTGCAAAAAGTTGCCTTCCTGCCAGATTAGTAATTTGACCAGGATCTGTAAAATCGAGCAAATTATTAGCTCCTGCCTGAAGCATAAATTTTTCTCCGATATATTTTGAAACTGATAAGTTGGCTATGAAGTAATCACTAACGAATCTGTCGTATTTATCCAAAATCTGATTTCCGTTAGTGTCAAACATTCCATATTTACTTCTGTAAAAAACTCGTAAGTTGATATCTGTTTTAATTTTCGGAATAGAATACGCAACTTTTACATTTGCTGTATGTTTGGATCTGTTATACAATCCGAAATAATCCGATTTTTTAATTTGAATAGTCTGTAAATCCGAGTTACGGATGTATTGATAATCTTCGAAATTGTCTACGACAGATTTGTCTTTTGCGGTTAAATATTGATATCCAAATGACAACGATAACTGTTTATTAAAGTCATATGTTGAATTAAATTCCAAACCATAAGTAAAAATCTGACTTATATTAAAGTAACTGAAAACATTCTGACCATTTGTCTTTTGAGCTACAACACGAGTGTCAATTAAATTTTCTATTGAATTATAAAAAGCATTAACATCTATTCTTAGTTTATTTTTTTTATAAAAAGTACCAAAATTGAAGTTTATCGAACTTTCTGCTTCTAATGGACTGTTGAAGTTTATTCCTTCAACTCTGCTTAAAATCTGTCCTTGTTCGTCAAGCTGATTCAATCGTGCTTCGGCAACATTATACCCCAAAACAGAGTATCCAACTGAAGGATTTGTAAAATCAAAGTATAATTGGCGGAAATCCGGTGCTTTATAACCATAACCAACTGAAGTTTTTAACGATAAATTTTCGTTGATTTTATAATTTGCTGCAAGTTTTGGACTAAACTGTGAAGCATATACGCTATGATTATCATACCTAAATCCAGCAATTATATTCCATTTTTCTGTTGGATTACAATCGTATTGTAAGAAGAAGTATTGCGAATTAAACTCTACTTTTTTATCAAAATAAGTTCTGTCTAATGTCTCATAATTTAATCCAAGCCCACCTGTTAATTTATCGTTTTTTATGGAAAGTGTTGTTCTAAACTCTGGACGAATCAACCATTGATTGTAATAAGCACTTTCGTAAGTCACATTGTTTTCATCGTTTAAAAACGAATCATTTTTATAATTTGTAGTATAGAATTCATACTCAGAATAGAGTTTAGGACTCCATTTATGTTCTAATTTAACCTGCGAATTCCATTCTTTTTCTTTCGCATCTCCTTTATAATTTTCAGAATTAATTATAGCTACATTATCCATTTTCATATCATAAAAACGGTTGCTTACAATTAATTTCAAATTTTCTGAGAAATCGTAATATATTTTAGGCTGAATTGTAAAATTGTAGAAAGGCTCAACGTTTTTCAAAGGCGTACTTTTATCTAAATCATAGCCATCTGTAGAATAAAAATTGGCAAAAAGATTTGCCGAAAATTTCTTTTTCTTCCAAAGAAGATTTGTATTGGCATCATTAGTATTAAATGTTGCATATCTATACGAAAGACTACCTGAGAACATATCTTTCTTCGGTTTTTTAGTAATTACATTGATTACACCTCCCATTGCCTCAGAACCATACAAAGCAGATGAAGCTCCTTTTACAATTTCGATTCTTTCAATATTT is a window of Flavobacterium crocinum DNA encoding:
- a CDS encoding GDSL-type esterase/lipase family protein, translated to MIQKVDTAQAETPIEGQIYNAQVLKNFFEKLEQNENQKNQKINIVHIGDSHIQGDLMTNEIRKNLQQRFGNAGRGLVFPYQLAKTNGSYNERFKSNRVWESYRNILPFRSSPVGLSGIGLWRDSGGFVMEMNVKDPSYKFNTIKIITPQNQNMFDLAVSSKINSIQTTERKVITHKIKKGEVLGTIADKYNVSVAEIKRENHLKSNNIRAGRTLRISTNETRPKTISMSEFVPLTIESDSYSHYYNSDSPLSRIFLIPNKEASNYELNGLVLEKDASGIIYSGIGVNGAKYSDYNKYPLFFEQLKALHPDLLVFSLGTNESYDHLEAGNYIKELQEFISNVRTQKIDSPIIVMTPPPSLLRRKPNNYINDYTKYIIDAAQKDGFAVWDLYDEFGGMSGIKQLKAQGLIGPDWVHYSKKGYEKQGNLFTKAFLKTYDNFKLKN
- a CDS encoding SGNH/GDSL hydrolase family protein, translating into MNTKSYFFQSFSIVALALVAFIGFKQILPDKIFSESKLDSKNVLIDSLLLESVAKDSLAADDDSIDESERKLNNQKIVFDETEGIEFPAESFENYKGYQYLISFYEKLYQLEKNPQNKVRIAYYGDSMTDGDLIVQDVRANYQERFGGNGVGFVSITSESAASRGSVKSTYSKNWKTQSYLNVKKPASPFGVNGHVFFANDASNNTWVQYEAGLNKNCTTLDNATLFYGRSSKTGKVNFIIGKDTLKKSLSPNSLVNTLKVSSGSLKAFKANFVHADSIPIYGFNFDNGIGVHVDNFSQRGNSGLPISMFNADVMRAFNNNLKYDLIILHYGTNVLNYGTKNYSWYEKGMTKTVNKIKESFPGVSILIVSTADKSTKYDLEMKTDSAVVPLMKAQKHYALETESGFVNLYTLMGGDGSMIKWVDEAPAKANKDYTHFNQRGAKAIGNLLYGQLNKGYEEYKVLRAKRDTEGTKPKPVRRARPDSVSITKDSV
- a CDS encoding HmuY family protein, which produces MKTKFLKLSLLALFIFTASCSSDDDKNEIPAVVTTKVSNLEAPQTGGQGQPVGGQFTKFSFSQNKVVTDNNWDIAFRGTTIIVNGGAKIGITDEPERTGTGAVSIVSGTFASVTTFPAAATFAQDGNATYAFPTSGANAWYDYDSTTHIISAKAGKVFVVKTHDGKYAKVELLSYYKDAPAAPTATSVSRFYTFNFAYQANSTTTF
- a CDS encoding TonB-dependent receptor plug domain-containing protein, with protein sequence MKIRITLFIILLYSQVSVAQEVKKDSVSTNELSEVKVTTATRTERVLSSLPLPMTIITSEAIIKSGVTRLNEILSEQTGIILVPDESGFEGIQMQGLDAAYTMILIDGVPLVGRSAGVLDLSRVSVGNIERIEIVKGASSALYGSEAMGGVINVITKKPKKDMFSGSLSYRYATFNTNDANTNLLWKKKKFSANLFANFYSTDGYDLDKSTPLKNVEPFYNFTIQPKIYYDFSENLKLIVSNRFYDMKMDNVAIINSENYKGDAKEKEWNSQVKLEHKWSPKLYSEYEFYTTNYKNDSFLNDENNVTYESAYYNQWLIRPEFRTTLSIKNDKLTGGLGLNYETLDRTYFDKKVEFNSQYFFLQYDCNPTEKWNIIAGFRYDNHSVYASQFSPKLAANYKINENLSLKTSVGYGYKAPDFRQLYFDFTNPSVGYSVLGYNVAEARLNQLDEQGQILSRVEGINFNSPLEAESSINFNFGTFYKKNKLRIDVNAFYNSIENLIDTRVVAQKTNGQNVFSYFNISQIFTYGLEFNSTYDFNKQLSLSFGYQYLTAKDKSVVDNFEDYQYIRNSDLQTIQIKKSDYFGLYNRSKHTANVKVAYSIPKIKTDINLRVFYRSKYGMFDTNGNQILDKYDRFVSDYFIANLSVSKYIGEKFMLQAGANNLLDFTDPGQITNLAGRQLFARVQYNF